A genome region from Chloroflexota bacterium includes the following:
- a CDS encoding SH3 domain-containing protein has translation MHALLTAMLLVMAASMLSPAPTTHAQAETSNAQAATAADALQPGQSAIVTGTEGRGLRVRGGPGMSHRILTTANEGALVQIIAGPVNDGDDDWYQISVGASTTGWGVARYLAPSTTVRAMSNTEGQRTFIAKITAYADGIGGVPVGARTYSGTRTRWGVVAVDPKVIPIGSTLTIEGYDGVTFVAEDIGGGIRGEAIDIWLPDAKEAKTYGTQYRRVTILREGPAR, from the coding sequence CACTGCTCACCGCCATGCTCCTGGTGATGGCGGCTTCCATGCTCTCTCCCGCTCCAACAACACACGCTCAAGCCGAGACATCCAACGCCCAGGCCGCCACCGCGGCCGACGCCTTGCAGCCCGGCCAGTCCGCCATCGTCACCGGCACCGAAGGGCGCGGTCTGCGCGTTCGCGGCGGCCCGGGCATGAGCCACCGCATCCTGACGACGGCCAACGAAGGCGCGTTGGTGCAGATCATCGCCGGCCCCGTCAACGACGGCGACGACGACTGGTATCAGATCAGCGTCGGCGCGTCGACCACAGGCTGGGGCGTCGCTCGCTACCTTGCGCCGAGCACGACCGTCCGCGCCATGTCGAACACCGAGGGGCAGCGCACCTTCATCGCGAAGATCACCGCCTACGCGGATGGCATCGGCGGCGTGCCGGTCGGGGCCAGGACGTACAGCGGCACCCGCACGCGCTGGGGCGTGGTGGCCGTTGACCCGAAGGTGATCCCCATCGGCTCGACGCTCACCATCGAGGGGTACGATGGCGTCACCTTCGTGGCCGAGGACATCGGCGGCGGCATCAGGGGCGAGGCCATCGACATCTGGCTGCCAGACGCCAAGGAAGCGAAGACCTACGGCACGCAGTATCGCCGCGTGACGATCCTTCGCGAGGGCCCCGCCCGCTAG